One region of Quercus lobata isolate SW786 chromosome 2, ValleyOak3.0 Primary Assembly, whole genome shotgun sequence genomic DNA includes:
- the LOC115962609 gene encoding uncharacterized protein LOC115962609: MRGKERERIGEDGKGSGQIIKIKDKHYLKWPRPLHSSPNVHDKRKYCYFHKDHGHYTEDCRDLMEQIKELIQRGKLQKFVKKGNSNRPRDDGRDKPEASLRNDDYKPHRQQSTIGEIKTITRGPSAKGSFRSLKKSYLKQVNTIHRIPPLKQRRTDRDILFSKEDARRVKQPHDDLLVIMFMIEGFNTRRILVDNGSFVDIIYLSAFQQLKVAPERLHPFDSPLVSFSGDKVYPKGIVTLTITIGAFPKQLTHQLDFLVVNCPSSYKVIIGRLTLNRWKAAMSTYCLKVKFLTKKGVGEAKGDQVLARECYQAMLAAKENHTWMIEEK; encoded by the exons ATGAGAGGGAAAGAAAGGGAGAGGATCGGAGAGGATGGAAAAGGGAGTGGGCAGATCATCAAA ATTAAGGACAAGCACTATCTCAAGTGGCCAAGGCCACTGCACTCGTCACCCAATGTCCACGACAAGAGGAAATACTGCTATTTTCATAAAGATCATGGCCATTATACAGAGGACTGTAGAGACCTGATGGAGCAAATAAAGGAACTTATACAAAGAGGGAAGTTGcaaaaatttgtaaagaagGGAAATTCCAACAGGCCCAGGGATGATGGCAGAGACAAGCCAGAAGCCTCTCTAAGGAATGACGACTACAAGCCACATCGTCAGCAAAGTACAATAGGAGAAATAAAGACAATCACAAGAGGGCCATCCGCAAAGGGGTCGTTTAGATCCCTCAAGAAGTCATACCTAAAACAGGTGAACACCATCCATAGGATACCACCCCTAAAGCAAAGACGGACGGACAGGGATATCCTGTTCTCAAAGGAAGACGCTAGAAGAGTGAAGCAACCGCATGACGATCTCCTAGTTATTATGTTTATGatagaagggttcaataccAGGAGAATCCTCGTAGACAACGGCAGTTTCGTAGACATCATCTACCTTTCTGCTTTTCAACAGTTGAAGGTGGCCCCCGAGAGGCTGCATCCCTTTGACTCCCCCCTCGTCAGCTTCAGTGGAGACAAAGTGTATCCTAAAGGCATAGTGACCCTAACAATCACAATAGGGGCTTTCCCGAAACAACTGACTCATCAACTGGACTTCTTGGTAGTAAACTGTCCTTCCTCTTACAAGGTAATCATCGGGAGGCTCACACTCAATCGTTGGAAGGCAGCCATGTCCACCTATTGCTTGAAGGTAAAATTCCTAACAAAAAAAGGTGTAGGCGAGGCAAAAGGAGATCAAGTGCTGGCCAGGGAGTGCTACCAGGCCATGTTAGCTGCAAAGGAAAACCATACGTGGATGATCGAGGAGAAATAA